From Halobacillus sp. Marseille-Q1614, the proteins below share one genomic window:
- the cwlD gene encoding N-acetylmuramoyl-L-alanine amidase CwlD: protein MGRRWKTVIWFAAVLLCVSLISFPVQEVKDTWQSWSSPLFGKVIVIDPGHGGPDGGARGANGTEEKDITLQLSKYLRDYLQQAGAIVYLTRDEDKDLSTEGGSLSQRKSEDIRKRMELINDSKTDLFISLHLNAIPASQWRGAQTFYNPNQEESKKLAKSVQKEIKENLNNTKREALGLRNIYIVDHADNPGVLVEAGFLSNPDERTLLESEDYQRKVAASIYKGILRHEADKE from the coding sequence ATGGGACGACGGTGGAAAACGGTCATATGGTTCGCGGCCGTATTATTGTGCGTGAGTTTAATATCTTTCCCTGTTCAGGAAGTGAAAGACACATGGCAGTCTTGGTCATCTCCTCTTTTTGGGAAAGTTATTGTCATTGACCCAGGACACGGCGGGCCAGACGGGGGAGCCAGAGGGGCGAATGGCACCGAAGAAAAGGACATTACCTTGCAGCTTTCAAAATATTTACGAGATTATTTGCAGCAAGCAGGAGCGATCGTTTATTTAACAAGAGATGAAGATAAAGATTTATCAACAGAGGGAGGAAGCTTATCGCAGCGTAAGTCGGAAGATATCCGTAAGAGAATGGAGCTTATTAACGACTCTAAAACCGACCTTTTTATCAGTCTGCACCTTAATGCGATACCTGCTTCGCAGTGGAGAGGGGCCCAGACATTCTACAACCCTAATCAGGAAGAGAGTAAGAAGTTAGCGAAATCGGTGCAGAAAGAGATTAAAGAAAACCTTAATAACACAAAAAGGGAAGCACTCGGGTTAAGAAATATTTATATTGTCGACCACGCGGATAATCCTGGTGTTTTAGTAGAAGCCGGATTTTTATCAAACCCTGATGAAAGAACGCTTCTTGAAAGCGAGGATTATCAGAGAAAAGTAGCAGCTTCCATCTATAAAGGCATTCTGCGTCACGAAGCGGATAAAGAATAA
- a CDS encoding serine hydrolase domain-containing protein, whose amino-acid sequence MKKTSALLVLSTALASSLLFTPADERSVTADELKKPTMENRAHKKTQENPHPVFSWNNPGPSSPVLHPGSVRGAGMMQAPLNAIDSVIETSISEGALPGAVTFVARKGHIVQNEAYGHSLLYKDDQGNEVPNPLHMEKDTIFDVASISKIFTATAAMILYEDGHFQLDDPVAKYIPEFAQNGKEHLTIEQLMTHTSGFTAWVPLYAKGNTREDRLEYVYAYPLANPPGSTYTYSDLNMITLGALIEKMSGQRLDEFVYENITGPLRMKDTMYNPPEKLKERIAATEYQAAIGRGLVWGEVHDENAWSLDGVAGHAGVFSTAEDLGKLGHMYLNDGRYGGKQILKSETVKLLTENRIPEFPGDEHGLGWELSQGWYMDALSEASTMGHTGYTGTSMVVNQDNDTIAILLTNRVHPTRNTVSTNPTRQLFARQVADAIPVDTPAPSWFSGYGNQLNRSLTAKVDVQKATELSFETWYRLENGYDLGHVEVSEDGENWTAVREAFTGSSVAWSEEKVTLPAGTNFVRFRYDTDGSVNGRGWYITNLNIDGNLQLLDTEWEKRSY is encoded by the coding sequence ATGAAAAAAACAAGCGCTCTTTTAGTATTATCCACCGCCTTAGCCTCTTCTTTACTGTTTACCCCAGCAGATGAAAGGAGTGTAACAGCAGACGAATTGAAAAAACCAACGATGGAAAATCGAGCTCACAAGAAAACCCAGGAGAACCCCCACCCTGTTTTTTCTTGGAATAACCCAGGTCCATCTTCCCCCGTGCTTCACCCGGGATCTGTTAGAGGAGCCGGCATGATGCAGGCACCGCTTAATGCCATTGACTCTGTGATTGAAACAAGCATTTCTGAAGGTGCTCTTCCCGGCGCTGTCACTTTTGTCGCCAGAAAAGGGCATATCGTCCAGAATGAAGCTTACGGCCATTCCCTGCTTTACAAAGATGATCAAGGAAACGAAGTGCCCAACCCCCTTCACATGGAAAAAGATACGATTTTTGATGTAGCCTCTATAAGTAAAATATTCACCGCTACCGCAGCCATGATTTTATATGAAGATGGACATTTTCAGTTGGACGACCCTGTCGCTAAGTATATCCCTGAGTTTGCACAAAACGGAAAAGAACACCTTACGATTGAACAGCTGATGACCCATACTTCAGGTTTTACAGCATGGGTGCCTTTATACGCAAAAGGTAACACCAGGGAAGACCGCCTGGAATATGTTTATGCGTATCCATTGGCTAACCCGCCTGGATCTACATACACATACAGCGACTTGAACATGATTACACTCGGCGCCCTGATCGAAAAGATGTCAGGCCAGCGATTGGATGAGTTCGTATACGAAAACATTACAGGTCCCCTTAGAATGAAAGATACGATGTACAATCCGCCTGAGAAATTAAAAGAACGAATTGCAGCTACAGAATATCAGGCAGCTATTGGACGAGGACTGGTATGGGGAGAAGTGCATGATGAAAATGCCTGGTCGCTTGATGGAGTAGCTGGTCATGCAGGCGTATTCTCTACCGCCGAAGACTTAGGAAAGCTCGGCCATATGTACTTAAATGACGGCCGTTATGGCGGTAAACAAATTCTAAAATCTGAAACCGTTAAGCTGTTAACCGAAAATAGGATTCCTGAATTCCCCGGCGATGAGCACGGCCTTGGCTGGGAGCTGTCCCAAGGATGGTATATGGATGCTTTATCAGAAGCTTCAACGATGGGTCATACCGGATATACAGGAACATCTATGGTCGTCAATCAGGATAACGATACGATCGCCATTCTATTGACTAACCGCGTGCATCCGACAAGAAATACAGTATCCACTAATCCGACTAGACAATTATTTGCCCGTCAGGTCGCTGATGCCATTCCTGTTGACACACCTGCTCCTTCCTGGTTCTCAGGCTACGGAAACCAATTAAACCGTTCCTTAACTGCAAAAGTGGATGTCCAAAAAGCCACGGAGCTCTCCTTTGAGACATGGTATCGCCTTGAGAATGGATATGACCTTGGGCATGTAGAGGTATCTGAAGACGGTGAGAACTGGACAGCCGTCCGTGAAGCCTTCACTGGCAGCAGTGTAGCGTGGAGCGAGGAAAAAGTTACTCTACCAGCAGGTACGAATTTCGTCCGCTTCCGCTATGACACAGACGGAAGCGTGAATGGACGAGGCTGGTATATCACAAACTTGAATATAGACGGAAACCTTCAACTGCTCGATACAGAGTGGGAGAAAAGGTCTTATTAA
- the rpsI gene encoding 30S ribosomal protein S9, whose product MAQVQYYGTGRRKKSTARVRLVPGTGRVVVNKRDAEDFFPYETLRTILKQPLAVTETEGNYDVYVNVNGGGFTGQAGAIRHGIARALLQADPEYRTPLKRAGLLTRDARMKERKKYGLKGARRAPQFSKR is encoded by the coding sequence GTGGCACAAGTACAATATTACGGTACTGGACGTCGTAAAAAGTCAACAGCTCGTGTACGTCTTGTTCCTGGAACAGGACGCGTAGTTGTTAACAAGCGTGATGCTGAAGACTTTTTCCCATATGAAACACTTCGTACGATTCTGAAACAGCCTCTAGCTGTAACAGAAACTGAAGGTAACTATGATGTATATGTAAACGTAAATGGTGGAGGTTTCACTGGTCAAGCTGGTGCGATCCGTCACGGAATCGCTCGTGCTCTGCTTCAAGCAGACCCTGAATACCGCACACCACTTAAGCGCGCAGGACTTCTAACACGTGACGCACGTATGAAAGAGCGTAAGAAATACGGTCTTAAAGGTGCTCGTCGTGCTCCACAGTTCTCAAAACGTTAA
- a CDS encoding Mrp/NBP35 family ATP-binding protein: MLTQEKVLEILHSIEDPFLHKTLEETGGVEEIKIKEEKNHVSVKILIAKTNTAEQMELQQKIVNALKNGGAATVGLRFDQLPDEVIEKFQPEAAQDEGAALLGAGSDTKFIAIASGKGGVGKSTVTVNLAVALKRLGKKVGIIDADIYGFSVPDMMGVEERPVVRGEKIIPVERFGVKLVSMGFFVEDNSPIVWRGPMLGKMLTSFFKEVEWGELDYLLLDLPPGTGDVAMDLHSLLPSSKEIIVTTPHPTAAFVAARAGQMAIKMEHDILGVIENMSYFESKETGNKEFIFGRGGGVKLAEQLKTDVLGHIPLQQPYEDEDVFAPSVYQEDHPIGVVYRNMAAKVISKY; this comes from the coding sequence GTGCTGACACAAGAAAAGGTTCTGGAAATCCTTCACTCGATCGAGGATCCGTTTTTACATAAAACGTTAGAAGAAACCGGTGGAGTCGAAGAAATTAAGATAAAAGAAGAGAAGAATCATGTGAGCGTTAAGATATTAATAGCGAAGACGAATACAGCTGAGCAGATGGAGCTGCAGCAGAAAATCGTTAATGCATTAAAGAACGGCGGAGCGGCTACAGTAGGCCTGCGCTTTGATCAGCTCCCTGATGAGGTTATCGAAAAATTCCAGCCCGAAGCGGCCCAGGATGAGGGAGCTGCTCTCTTAGGAGCAGGCAGTGATACGAAATTCATTGCGATTGCCAGTGGTAAAGGCGGCGTAGGAAAGTCTACAGTAACCGTAAACCTGGCAGTGGCTTTAAAGCGTCTCGGTAAAAAAGTCGGGATTATTGATGCCGATATTTACGGGTTTAGTGTACCTGACATGATGGGTGTAGAAGAACGCCCGGTTGTTCGCGGCGAGAAGATTATTCCGGTAGAACGATTTGGTGTAAAGCTTGTCTCTATGGGCTTCTTCGTAGAGGACAACTCTCCGATTGTATGGCGTGGACCAATGCTTGGCAAAATGCTCACAAGCTTTTTTAAAGAGGTCGAATGGGGTGAATTAGATTATTTACTTCTTGATTTGCCGCCTGGAACAGGTGATGTAGCGATGGATCTGCATTCCTTGCTGCCTTCGTCCAAAGAAATTATTGTGACAACACCTCACCCAACAGCTGCGTTCGTTGCTGCTCGTGCCGGCCAAATGGCGATTAAAATGGAGCACGATATTCTGGGGGTCATCGAAAATATGTCTTATTTCGAAAGTAAAGAAACAGGAAATAAAGAATTTATCTTCGGCCGCGGCGGCGGAGTGAAGCTGGCCGAGCAGCTGAAAACAGATGTGCTAGGTCACATTCCTCTGCAGCAGCCTTATGAAGATGAAGATGTATTTGCACCTTCTGTTTATCAGGAAGACCATCCAATTGGGGTCGTTTATCGCAATATGGCTGCTAAGGTCATCAGTAAATATTAA
- a CDS encoding exo-beta-N-acetylmuramidase NamZ domain-containing protein, with translation MKKSMIGLLVLVLVLSTFTAVFADKSGNNGQQKGKDKNFKLGVEVLLEEEKELIEGKNVGLITNPTGVDKDLNSIVDLLHEDPDVNLTALYGPEHGVRGSAQAGEYVEYYIDEHTGLPVYSLYGQTRKPTPEMLEDIDVLLFDIQDVGTRFYTYIYTMAYAMEAAQENDIPFIVLDRPNPLGGEKVEGPVLEEPYKSFVGNYEIPLRHGMTVGELAKFFNEEFEIGADLTVVEMNKWKRNMYYDDTPLQFVAPSPNMPTTTTALVYPGAALIEGTNVSEGRGTTQPFELIGAPFINSTELAAELNELNLPGVMFRAASFTPTFSKHAGKLSNGIQIHVTHKESFQPIETGLHIVKTIHDMYPEDFAFRAENASGISFFDNLIGNGWVREAIENGESVEEIQAQWQDELIEFKEVRENYLLYK, from the coding sequence TTGAAAAAATCAATGATCGGATTGCTCGTACTGGTTCTTGTACTGTCAACGTTTACAGCTGTTTTTGCAGATAAGAGCGGGAACAACGGACAGCAGAAAGGAAAAGATAAAAACTTTAAGCTTGGTGTAGAAGTTCTGCTGGAAGAAGAAAAAGAATTAATTGAAGGGAAAAATGTAGGCTTAATTACTAACCCTACTGGTGTTGATAAAGATCTTAATAGTATTGTTGACCTTCTTCATGAGGATCCTGATGTTAACCTGACTGCCCTCTACGGTCCTGAGCATGGTGTCCGTGGCAGTGCGCAGGCCGGGGAATATGTAGAATACTACATCGATGAACATACAGGGCTGCCGGTTTACAGCCTTTATGGCCAAACACGCAAGCCAACTCCAGAGATGCTTGAAGATATCGACGTCCTTTTATTTGATATACAGGACGTAGGAACCCGCTTCTATACTTACATTTATACAATGGCTTACGCGATGGAAGCCGCTCAAGAAAACGACATCCCTTTTATTGTTCTTGACCGTCCGAACCCATTAGGTGGAGAAAAAGTTGAGGGACCAGTGTTAGAAGAACCTTATAAATCATTCGTAGGAAATTATGAAATTCCACTTCGCCATGGAATGACTGTAGGTGAGCTGGCTAAATTTTTCAATGAAGAGTTTGAGATTGGCGCTGACCTGACAGTGGTTGAAATGAATAAGTGGAAACGGAATATGTATTACGATGACACACCACTTCAATTTGTAGCTCCTTCACCAAATATGCCGACAACAACAACGGCGCTTGTTTACCCGGGGGCTGCACTCATTGAAGGGACAAACGTTTCTGAAGGACGTGGAACAACCCAGCCTTTTGAACTGATCGGTGCTCCTTTTATTAACAGTACCGAACTTGCAGCAGAATTGAATGAATTGAACTTACCAGGCGTAATGTTCCGCGCTGCATCGTTTACACCTACTTTCTCTAAGCATGCTGGCAAACTAAGCAACGGGATTCAGATTCACGTGACGCACAAAGAATCCTTCCAGCCCATTGAAACAGGATTACACATTGTGAAAACGATCCATGATATGTACCCTGAAGACTTTGCCTTCCGCGCAGAAAATGCCAGCGGTATTTCCTTCTTCGATAACCTGATCGGAAACGGATGGGTCCGCGAAGCAATTGAAAATGGAGAATCTGTTGAAGAGATCCAGGCTCAGTGGCAGGATGAACTAATCGAATTTAAAGAAGTACGGGAAAACTATTTACTTTATAAATAA
- the rplM gene encoding 50S ribosomal protein L13, translating into MRTTFMANENNVDRKWYVVDAAGQTLGRLASEVAAILRGKNKPTYTPHVDTGDHVIIINAGQIELTGNKINDKIYYRHSNHPGGLKQRTANEMRTKYPEQMLELAVKGMLPKGSLGRKMGKKLHVYAGSEHKHEAQQPEVYELRG; encoded by the coding sequence ATGCGCACAACTTTCATGGCAAATGAAAACAACGTGGATCGCAAGTGGTACGTAGTGGATGCTGCAGGGCAAACGCTTGGCCGTCTAGCGAGCGAAGTTGCTGCGATCCTTCGCGGTAAGAACAAACCTACGTATACTCCACACGTTGATACTGGCGACCATGTCATCATTATCAATGCAGGACAGATTGAACTAACTGGTAACAAAATCAACGACAAGATTTATTACCGTCACTCAAATCACCCAGGTGGTTTGAAACAGCGTACAGCTAACGAAATGCGTACAAAATACCCTGAGCAAATGCTTGAGCTTGCTGTTAAAGGTATGCTGCCTAAAGGAAGCCTAGGACGCAAAATGGGCAAAAAACTTCATGTATATGCTGGATCTGAGCACAAGCATGAAGCACAACAACCAGAAGTTTACGAGCTTCGCGGATAA
- the gerD gene encoding spore germination lipoprotein GerD yields the protein MSRFRIICPILLVMLLAACNGTSSASEQADYDTTKNMMVDILKTDDGQKALKEVLSEEEMKQEMALESADVQNAVKETLLSEKGKAFWSKLFSDPSFVQEFSKVVQEEQEGLMKGLMKDSEYQSSLIELYQNPEMMEKMLEVMQGQKFRAHLEKTIQETLNNPVFQAKMSETLLKAAEDMQSGGGGQGEGGGQEQSTEQGTEGEGGGQQGSSGQSSQ from the coding sequence ATGTCCAGATTTCGAATCATTTGTCCCATTCTCCTCGTCATGCTGTTAGCTGCATGTAATGGCACTTCAAGTGCCAGCGAGCAAGCGGATTATGATACCACCAAAAATATGATGGTTGATATATTAAAAACTGACGATGGGCAGAAAGCTTTAAAAGAAGTCCTTTCTGAAGAGGAAATGAAGCAGGAAATGGCCTTAGAGTCAGCAGATGTGCAAAATGCCGTTAAAGAAACTTTGCTATCTGAAAAAGGCAAGGCGTTTTGGAGCAAGCTTTTCTCCGACCCTTCCTTTGTGCAAGAGTTCAGTAAAGTCGTCCAGGAAGAACAGGAAGGCTTAATGAAAGGTCTTATGAAGGACTCTGAATATCAGTCTTCTTTAATCGAACTTTACCAGAACCCTGAAATGATGGAAAAAATGCTTGAGGTTATGCAAGGGCAGAAGTTTAGGGCCCACCTGGAAAAAACCATTCAAGAAACCTTAAACAACCCGGTCTTTCAGGCGAAAATGAGCGAAACCCTGCTTAAAGCTGCAGAAGATATGCAGAGCGGCGGTGGAGGTCAAGGTGAAGGCGGAGGACAAGAGCAGTCCACTGAACAAGGTACAGAAGGAGAAGGCGGAGGACAGCAAGGCAGCTCCGGCCAATCCTCGCAATAG
- a CDS encoding KinB-signaling pathway activation protein — translation MNSRKWVRLFLTTLLIGGVLTLVSSFIIKKESYAAVLQPFQIFELLGLLLFFSGLGFIFSVISQMGFFAYLTIHQFGKGLFKRSWGLIQLFLIAFVIFDLIYFRYQAADNVSVWPYVFTSLGLFVVSLAVAWKKTQETNRQAFVPALFFMVVVTSVEWVPALRAASPDYVWLMIIPLVICNAYQLLILHRLTRDQPAAK, via the coding sequence GTGAATAGTCGAAAATGGGTACGTCTGTTTTTAACGACGCTGTTAATCGGCGGAGTTTTAACGTTAGTATCCAGTTTTATAATTAAAAAAGAATCCTATGCTGCTGTTCTGCAGCCTTTTCAAATATTTGAACTGCTTGGATTATTATTATTTTTTTCAGGATTAGGATTTATATTCAGTGTAATCAGTCAAATGGGCTTCTTCGCTTATTTAACGATCCACCAATTTGGTAAAGGTTTATTTAAGAGAAGCTGGGGATTGATCCAATTATTTTTAATCGCATTTGTCATTTTTGATCTTATTTACTTTAGATATCAAGCGGCAGATAACGTGTCTGTGTGGCCTTATGTTTTTACATCCCTCGGTTTATTTGTAGTTTCTTTAGCGGTGGCGTGGAAAAAAACGCAGGAAACGAACCGACAGGCATTTGTACCCGCCTTATTTTTTATGGTCGTTGTAACGTCGGTCGAATGGGTGCCCGCTTTGCGAGCGGCTTCACCTGATTATGTATGGTTAATGATCATTCCGCTCGTTATCTGTAATGCATATCAGCTTTTAATTTTACATAGGCTTACGAGAGATCAGCCTGCTGCTAAATAG
- a CDS encoding polysaccharide deacetylase family protein, which yields MKFHKKRIGSFKRYGIIVVIALFCAVLMWVGQRSQVSVFSNNGEPRALSQGSEEHPFISLTFNISWGSNKVHDILKSLEAHETKATFFLSGEWAERHPDIVKAIHDGEHEIAMMGYAYESYMDKEAAEVRQDIEKAQGVFAKLGFEEVHWIRPPHGKYNEEVLKVIEEEKLEAIQWSVNPRDWENPGTNKIIDQVLNDTGKGDIILLHASDSVKQTDKALEVLLPGLKQKKLKFVTVSELVNGSQTTIEQVN from the coding sequence GTGAAATTTCACAAAAAACGTATAGGGTCGTTTAAACGTTATGGAATCATAGTAGTTATTGCTTTGTTTTGCGCCGTTTTAATGTGGGTAGGCCAGCGAAGCCAGGTTTCTGTGTTTTCGAATAATGGTGAACCGCGGGCTTTATCACAAGGAAGTGAAGAGCATCCGTTTATTTCCTTAACCTTCAATATCAGCTGGGGAAGCAACAAAGTGCACGATATTTTAAAATCTTTAGAGGCACATGAGACAAAAGCCACGTTTTTTCTAAGCGGCGAATGGGCGGAGCGCCACCCGGATATTGTCAAAGCGATTCACGACGGAGAACATGAAATTGCGATGATGGGCTATGCGTACGAAAGCTATATGGACAAGGAAGCTGCCGAAGTGCGCCAGGATATTGAAAAGGCTCAGGGGGTTTTTGCAAAGCTCGGTTTTGAAGAAGTTCATTGGATCCGCCCGCCTCACGGAAAATACAATGAAGAAGTGTTAAAGGTAATCGAAGAAGAAAAACTAGAAGCGATCCAATGGAGTGTAAACCCGAGAGACTGGGAAAACCCGGGCACTAATAAAATCATTGATCAAGTGTTAAATGATACCGGCAAAGGAGATATCATTCTTCTGCACGCTTCTGATTCTGTCAAGCAGACCGACAAAGCTCTTGAAGTATTACTGCCGGGCTTAAAGCAGAAAAAGCTTAAATTTGTAACGGTCTCTGAACTGGTGAACGGAAGCCAGACAACCATTGAACAGGTGAATTAA
- a CDS encoding glycoside hydrolase family 3 protein: MKRFRKPAILTAAAVLLISPFTPQTAAASAEVKDLVLLENAAQVHEEIENNEVDLTALNLYEDGHYTKVEENLNWSSSNKNVATVDKDGTVTLTGQNGRTFISVSDGKNKDRIAVDHKPAQGEPALVKQKGDQYDLIHNAIEGMTLEEKVGQMLMPDFRNWEGKNVTKMLPEIEQVVKDYHLGGVILFRENVVTTEQTAELVADYQEASQEQGLLMAIDQEGGIVTRLQSGTDMPGNMALGATRSPEITEDVGTAIGSELESLGINMNLAPVLDVNNNPDNPVIGTRSFGEDPELVADLGIAYTKGLQSTGVAATAKHFPGHGDTAVDSHLGLPEVPYDKERLMEVELYPFQKAMEADIDAIMTAHVTFPKIDDTKVISQKDGTEISLPATLSPKVLTGLMREEMGYDGLIITDALNMKAISDHFGSVDAVIRAVKAGTDIVLMPVGLEEVAEGLLDAVKSGEISEERIEQSVERILTLKLERGIFKEETQPNMDEILSEANATVGSPEHQAIEKEASDRSITLVKNDDVLPLNLDGKIVVVGNTFIDRLHTSISAYRDDVQLIKSTQPLNDDQLAQVQEADHIIVGTYTYNVAGRAPSSSQMQLVQQLINEADAPVIGVGIRNPYDVMAYPQVDSYLAQYGFNDVSFDATAATIFGENNPTGQLPVTIPGEDGKALYEFGHGLSY, from the coding sequence ATGAAAAGATTTCGAAAGCCGGCTATCCTGACAGCGGCTGCTGTACTGCTGATCAGCCCTTTTACACCACAGACGGCTGCGGCATCTGCTGAAGTCAAAGACCTCGTTCTTTTAGAAAACGCGGCACAGGTTCACGAAGAAATTGAAAATAATGAAGTTGACCTCACCGCTTTAAATCTATATGAGGACGGCCACTATACAAAAGTCGAAGAAAACCTTAATTGGTCGTCTTCTAACAAAAACGTCGCCACGGTTGATAAGGATGGCACAGTAACCCTGACCGGTCAAAACGGTCGTACGTTCATCTCGGTTAGTGACGGAAAGAATAAAGACCGAATCGCCGTCGACCATAAACCCGCTCAGGGAGAACCAGCCCTCGTGAAACAAAAAGGTGATCAGTACGATCTTATTCATAATGCGATTGAAGGAATGACGCTTGAAGAAAAAGTCGGACAGATGCTGATGCCAGACTTTAGAAACTGGGAAGGAAAAAACGTTACAAAAATGCTTCCTGAAATCGAGCAGGTCGTTAAAGACTATCACTTAGGAGGCGTCATTCTCTTCCGTGAGAACGTGGTGACGACAGAACAGACAGCTGAGCTCGTCGCAGATTATCAGGAAGCTTCACAAGAGCAGGGGCTGCTGATGGCGATTGACCAGGAAGGCGGAATTGTTACTCGTCTGCAATCCGGAACCGACATGCCTGGCAACATGGCCCTCGGTGCTACCCGCTCTCCTGAAATCACTGAAGATGTCGGAACAGCGATTGGATCAGAGCTGGAATCTCTAGGTATTAATATGAACCTCGCTCCGGTTTTAGATGTGAACAATAATCCCGATAACCCGGTGATTGGCACCCGCTCCTTTGGAGAAGATCCTGAACTCGTTGCTGATTTAGGAATCGCTTATACAAAAGGCCTTCAAAGTACGGGAGTAGCCGCAACAGCGAAACACTTCCCGGGTCACGGGGATACGGCAGTTGATTCACACCTTGGCCTGCCTGAAGTTCCTTATGATAAAGAACGCCTGATGGAAGTTGAACTTTATCCTTTTCAAAAGGCTATGGAAGCTGACATTGATGCAATTATGACTGCTCACGTCACGTTCCCTAAAATCGATGACACGAAAGTTATTTCCCAAAAGGATGGTACGGAAATTTCCCTTCCTGCGACCCTTTCACCAAAAGTGCTGACTGGTCTTATGCGTGAAGAAATGGGTTATGACGGCCTCATCATTACCGATGCCTTAAATATGAAAGCCATCTCCGACCACTTCGGTTCAGTCGATGCGGTCATCCGCGCTGTAAAAGCAGGAACAGATATCGTCCTGATGCCTGTTGGTCTTGAAGAAGTAGCTGAAGGTCTTCTGGACGCTGTAAAATCTGGTGAAATCAGTGAAGAACGCATTGAGCAATCGGTCGAAAGAATTTTAACCCTTAAATTAGAACGTGGAATTTTTAAAGAAGAAACACAGCCAAATATGGATGAGATCCTATCAGAAGCCAATGCCACTGTAGGGTCGCCTGAACACCAGGCCATTGAAAAAGAAGCCTCTGACCGTTCCATAACCCTTGTGAAAAACGATGATGTCCTTCCGCTTAATTTGGATGGAAAGATTGTCGTTGTCGGCAATACCTTTATCGACAGACTGCACACCTCTATTTCTGCCTATCGAGATGATGTGCAGTTGATTAAATCGACCCAGCCTTTAAATGATGATCAGCTTGCTCAAGTACAGGAAGCCGATCATATCATCGTTGGAACATATACGTATAATGTGGCCGGCCGTGCTCCAAGCAGTTCTCAAATGCAATTAGTGCAACAGCTGATCAATGAAGCAGATGCTCCTGTCATTGGGGTCGGCATCCGTAATCCATATGACGTGATGGCTTATCCGCAAGTGGATAGTTATCTCGCTCAATACGGTTTTAATGATGTAAGCTTTGACGCTACAGCAGCGACAATCTTTGGTGAGAACAATCCAACAGGGCAGCTGCCGGTAACGATCCCTGGAGAAGATGGAAAAGCCCTTTATGAATTCGGTCACGGATTAAGTTATTAA
- the truA gene encoding tRNA pseudouridine(38-40) synthase TruA, whose protein sequence is MKRLKCRVEYDGTNYAGYQVQPNGNTVQAEIEKALASMHKGEKVKITASGRTDSGVHARGQVIHFDTPLQIPESNWKRALNSMIPADIHIAEVEEAAPDFHARYDTTGKEYRYFVWNYREPDLFRRHFSHHEKRPLDIEAIDRACSLIEGEHDFTTFCSSRTDVKGSKVRTIHEATVEVHGSELVFIFKGSGFLYNMVRILVGTLLEVGRGERQPEEMLEMIEARNREAAGKTAPPHGLFLWKVDY, encoded by the coding sequence ATGAAACGATTAAAATGCAGAGTGGAATACGATGGCACAAATTATGCCGGTTATCAGGTCCAGCCCAACGGAAATACCGTGCAGGCGGAAATTGAAAAAGCTCTGGCCTCTATGCATAAAGGGGAAAAAGTTAAAATAACCGCTTCCGGGCGGACCGACTCTGGGGTACACGCACGAGGCCAGGTCATTCACTTTGATACGCCGCTTCAAATTCCGGAGAGTAATTGGAAGCGGGCCTTAAATTCTATGATTCCAGCAGATATTCATATAGCCGAAGTAGAAGAAGCGGCCCCCGATTTCCACGCCCGCTATGATACAACAGGGAAAGAATATCGCTATTTCGTGTGGAATTATCGGGAGCCTGATCTGTTCCGACGCCACTTTTCTCATCATGAAAAAAGACCTCTTGATATAGAGGCGATAGATAGGGCCTGTTCCTTGATTGAAGGGGAGCACGACTTTACCACCTTCTGTTCCTCACGAACGGATGTAAAAGGAAGCAAAGTCCGGACGATTCATGAGGCGACGGTTGAGGTGCACGGATCGGAGCTTGTCTTTATTTTTAAAGGAAGCGGCTTTTTATACAACATGGTCCGTATTCTAGTAGGGACATTGCTGGAAGTAGGGCGGGGGGAACGGCAGCCGGAAGAAATGCTTGAGATGATCGAAGCGAGAAATCGGGAAGCGGCGGGGAAAACGGCTCCTCCGCATGGGCTGTTTTTGTGGAAGGTTGATTATTGA